tctagtctatcgtctagtctatagtctagtctataatctagtctatcgtcaagtctataatctagtctatggtctagtctttagtctagtctgtagtgtagtctttagtctagtctacagtcgaaagtatagtctatagtttattctatagtttagtctgtcgtcaaatctatagtctaatttgtagtctagtatttagtctattgtctagcttttagtctagtctataatctagtctatattctagtatatggGCTAGTATCTagtctttattattgtttataacactttattataataaagttaaacaatttCATCATAGTTCTtctatttaatttgttgttttaaaagtgttaaaaaatcaaaaaagaaatatgaaatgACTAATACACAACTAAACAACAATTTCTCTGCCAACGTATGCCACCAATTGACTATATAAACTAGTGCTATATCGGAGAACACTTTAGTCTGCTGTGAGTTTTTATAAACGCAACGAccacattttaaatttcaataataaattcaaaataacatTCGCCAATAGTCGTGGCTTTGTTATTgtctttgaaattttattatttatcttaaattaaaaaagtgttaaacagaaaatttctataaaatggcTCAAATGGTACAAATGACCACTGAACAATTACAACAACTTATCGAGTCGGTACGTGTTTCTGCTGCAGCTGGCACTGTAGTTGCTGCCGCCAAGTCCAAAGGAAGTTTTAGTAATTGTTCATCTCGTTTTGGCGGTCAACGTGATCATAAAGCTGTTGAAGAATTTATTACCAGCATAGTGACCTACAAAGAAGTCGAATCGATTAGTGATGAAGATGCTCTAAAGGGTGTTTCATTGTTGTTCTATGGTTTGGCCTCAACCTGGTGGCAGGGTGTGCGTAAGGAGGCAAAATCGTGGAATGATGTTTTAGCTTTAATACGTGATCATTTCTCACCCACTAAACCTTCATATCAAATATATTTGGAAATCTTTGAGAAGAAACAAGATGACAAAACCGCTATTGATACTTTTGTGTGCCAGAAGAGAGCCCTATTGGCTCAATTGCCCGATGGTAGACATGATGAAGAAACTGAAATTGATTTAGTATATGGTTTGCTCAACATCAAATATCGTAAACATATTGCTCGTCAAGACATTAAAACATTCCGTGAGCTATTGGAAAAGGGTCGTGTTATAGAACATAATATGTTGGAAGCTGAAGGTAGTCATCAGGATAAAAGACGTCAGAGACACTAAAGCAAAAGGTTATATATGAGAAATGTCACAAAAAGACTATATATACTACCAACTTATTTGTCTTAAGAAAGTGACAAAACTGGATTTCCATAAGTGGTCTTATGCTGAGAAAGGAAATACGCTGTTTGGTAAATGACATCATTAAAGAGAAACGTTAATCTCtcttttacaattaaatttatatagacTTCTCTTAGTTAAGTGTCTGAgggttttctatacaaattttgaacgttttattttttttttaaattttgttttttttcaaatttatataaaaattttaaatatttttaatttgtatagaaTTACTTTAGCATTTGATTAAGGGGATTACGTCTCCTTATTAATATTTTACGCTAGTTTAACAAACCGGCTATACAGGCTAAGAACGCCTGgtctttaaaagtaaatttctaCAAATCttttagatttaaaagaaatcttgGGTTATTATATGCAATTATTGCATCATAAGTCGGATATCTTTCTATATCCAAGTGTATCCAGTGACTCTCTTttaatgtttgaatttttttaagaactgaaacttttatctaatttttCAAAACCCTTGACATAATTAGAACTTGTGTCTGATTTGTTTTAAGTGTTAAAGAAAACTaagatttaagttttaaagttataaattatttgattattttaagaaagttgctgaaaatcgttatattaaatgttttgaaaattgaacttaaagaaaatttttagttttaagtaaaatttttgaaatatttgttttaatttatttttttcgaaattaaacaaatattttaaaatttatgctggaaaaaaatagaaaattttctttaagtgtttttctctAACACTTAATATGACAAAAACCTTCCCCTTGGGGAAACTCCCgcttttgtggaaaattttgaaaatgttatgaTATAAATATGGAACCACAGCGTTGCAGATaatattctagaaaattatttaaacttaagttttattttattttcttaagaacttttcttgaaaagttttaagaaattttaaagtatttgctTTAgtgataaataatttttgaaaatcttatCTGCAAACTGTGATCCAGATTTATTTGtcatttgttttcttaattttctataaaggcAAAAAACTTTTCGCTTTgcgaaaaaaaactttgaaaaactgaatattatttattcaaatcaATATGAAACTAAATTGTACTATAGTGGCTATATAATCGCCATTCGTACAATTGACAACACCTTACTAcgatttttcaaatgtttaacatttttaaatctcGTATAAAGGTACGCCAGTCTTTATACTATATATAAGTTAAGATTCGCTTTTAAGTTTTATGAAATCCTGTAAAAAACTCTAAGGCTTTCTGAACTTTCTCTTATCGTCACTACGATTaacttaagtttattttttctaaacaaaaaacataactaCAAATATCTTTTAATCTCACAACTATTAACAAGTCTAATTTAATTTTGCCAAGCATTTAAAAGTTGGCGCTCTCTGGAGGTCAGCCCTAATGCAACTGAAAATTGTctggttttttgtttagtttttaaaactttatttaatattattatttttttagtttgttataaataaattttactcaGATTTTGCAATTTGTAAACtagtttttaagaattttcaaaaaaggaaaaaagaagaACAAACTACAGccaaagaaaaaaagcaaatgcaagaactaaataaatattgaaaaagtcaattattttttataaaagaaactaaaattcgTTTATGTGTTTTACTTGAAATTAAGGtt
The window above is part of the Lucilia cuprina isolate Lc7/37 chromosome 6, ASM2204524v1, whole genome shotgun sequence genome. Proteins encoded here:
- the LOC111683448 gene encoding activity-regulated cytoskeleton associated protein 1-like yields the protein MAQMVQMTTEQLQQLIESVRVSAAAGTVVAAAKSKGSFSNCSSRFGGQRDHKAVEEFITSIVTYKEVESISDEDALKGVSLLFYGLASTWWQGVRKEAKSWNDVLALIRDHFSPTKPSYQIYLEIFEKKQDDKTAIDTFVCQKRALLAQLPDGRHDEETEIDLVYGLLNIKYRKHIARQDIKTFRELLEKGRVIEHNMLEAEGSHQDKRRQRH